CTGGTCGCGCGCCTGTACGAGCAGCAGCGGCGCGCCCGCCGCTGACCAGTGGACATGCGCCAGATACGGGTAGCGCGCCCGGTCCCAGGCGACCTCCGTGCGCGGCCCGTCCAGCCCGATCACGAACAGCCGCACCTCCGCGTTGTCCGTGCCCGCCGCCGGATACGGCACCCGCTGCGGCTTCCGCTCCGGATGCGCGGGGTCGGCGATCCACCACCGCTGCACCGGCGTGTCGTCCACCCGCGCCATGAGCAGCCGGTCCGACTCCGGAGCCCACCAGAACCCCCGGGACCGCCCCATCTCCTCGGCCGCGATGAACTCGGCCAGCCCGTATGAGACATTCTCCGACTCGGGCTCGGCGAGCGCCCGGTCACCCTCCCCCTCGGCGCCCACCACCCGCAGGGCCCCCTGCGCGACGTACGCGACGTGCCGTCCGTCGGGTGAGGGACGGGGGTCGATCACCGGCCCCGGCGTGGGCAGTTCACGCGCCGTCCCGGCCCGCAGTTCGGCCGCGAAAAGCCGCCCTGACAAGGCGAAAGAGGCCAGTTCGACCGCTGTGTCGGTGGCGTACCCGACGATGCCGGCCCCGCCCTCACGGCTGCGCTCGCGCCGGGCCCGCTCCTCGGGCGAGAGGTCCTCCGAGGTACCGCCCAGCAGGGTGCGCGGGTCGGCGGCCAGGCGCTCCCCGCCCTCCTCCGTGTCGAGGACCCAGAGCGAATTCGCCCGGTCCGTACCGGAAGCGGAGCGCAGGAACACGACACGCGAACCGTCGGGCGCCACGGTGAACGAACGGGGCGCGCCGAGGGTGAAGCGCTGGGTACGGGCGTGCCGTCGGGGGAAGGAGTGAGGCTCGGTCGTCATGCCCTGACCATATTGGCCATGCGCCCCCTTGTGCGGCCGTGCGCCGATCGATGCGCGCAGAGGGATAGTTATGATCAATGTCGCATAGTGGGTATGAACCTGCTGGCTGCTGTACGGATTTGATGCCCCCATAGTCCGACCCCCCGCGCCCTCGTGGATCTTTGGAGGTGAGCCGCCGTGGCACTCTCGATTTCGGCGGTGGTGCTGCTGGCGATCATCGTCTTCCTGCTCATCAAGAAGTCGGGGCTGAAGGCGGGGCATGCGATCGTCTGCATGCTGCTCGGCTTCTACCTCGCCTCCTCGACCGTCGCTCCCACGATCAACGAGCTGACGACGAACATCGCGGGCATGATCGGCAGCATCAAGTTCTGACCGGCGTGGGACCTCGTAGGCTGGTCCCATGACGGAACTGCCCTCCCCCAAGCTCTCCGAGCAGGGGGGACCCCCACCTCGCTCCGCGAGGCGTCTGCTGCTGGTGCACGCGCACCCGGACGACGAGTCGATCAACAACGGCGCGACCATGGCCAGGTACGCGGCCGAGGGTGCCCACGTCACCCTGGTCACCTGCACCCTCGGCGAGCGCGGCGAGGTCATCCCGCCCGAGCTCGCGCACCTGACGGGCGCCGCCCTGGGCCAGTACCGCCGCCGTGAGCTCACCGCCGCCATGGCCGAGCTCGGCGTGACGGACTTCCGCCTGCTCGGCGGCGCCGGCCGCTACAGCGACTCCGGGATGATGGGCCTGCCCGACAACGACGACCCCGGCTGCTTCTGGCAGGCCGACGTCGACGAGGCCGCCGCACACCTCGTCGAGGTGATCCGCGAGGTACGCCCCCAGGTCCTCGTCACCTACGACGACCACGGCGGCTACGGCCACCCCGACCACATCCAGGCCCACCGGGTCGCCATGCGCGCCGCGGAACTGTCCGCCGACGCCGGCGTCCCCATCCCCAAGGTCTACTGGAA
The Streptomyces tuirus genome window above contains:
- the mshB gene encoding N-acetyl-1-D-myo-inositol-2-amino-2-deoxy-alpha-D-glucopyranoside deacetylase, which translates into the protein MTELPSPKLSEQGGPPPRSARRLLLVHAHPDDESINNGATMARYAAEGAHVTLVTCTLGERGEVIPPELAHLTGAALGQYRRRELTAAMAELGVTDFRLLGGAGRYSDSGMMGLPDNDDPGCFWQADVDEAAAHLVEVIREVRPQVLVTYDDHGGYGHPDHIQAHRVAMRAAELSADAGVPIPKVYWNRVPRPVVEASFARLREDLPGTPFAKAADVDDVPGVVPEERITTVVDGTAHAAAKAAAMRAHATQITVAEPYFALSNELAQPILTTEYYELVRGERGSAEPETDLFAGLGEAS